In Ailuropoda melanoleuca isolate Jingjing chromosome X, ASM200744v2, whole genome shotgun sequence, a single genomic region encodes these proteins:
- the LOC105235354 gene encoding uncharacterized protein CXorf49 homolog: GEGEGGFPDAEGFEPEREVLEAGGPVLWGHEGRPGGFPTDHKGDGPAYASRVADEAAADIVQQLADRDALGLRRNRPPEGCALAASGGWAGLGAGPGGRGALALGRVESQPPSAAPPHVGGPEGGRAWGNPKRGAKSRSKVRADRQRPSTAAKGLSVLPSDPESSDEFSDIQLVRVSTHPKEGGQAKPSSPEDPGDTPRHSNFHVRESFLRTLCSFLTPAPPGFTSLGERQAFGEPDISPSKKMQSLVWGKGESRPSYQGAAAVAAAGGLPRATSRKKVAQEKKAPGEASKVASGKSFPSWGQRVSAAPLEPATFPPISRVPLLGRSRRCALVPLGTKQSKHTGAGKKSAARRAREAELMAAAGEGRDAFPKGQRPGPSCLGMHRGECSSGDLYTRAPQVPGGSEPLAPSQGDILPRVPAPSSDQEPLDHTPRPERWQLPPAGAQGCPRCLVLQREIDDLKEQLAAMQSLTDKFQSL; encoded by the exons GGCGAGGGCGAGGGCGGGTTCCCAGACGCCGAGGGCTTCGAGCCCGAGCGGGAAGTGCTGGAAGCGGGAGGGCCGGTGCTGTGGGGCCACGAAGGCCGCCCCGGCGGCTTCCCCACCGACCACAAGGGGGACGGCCCGGCCTACGCGTCGCGCGTGGCTGACGAGGCCGCGGCGGACATCGTGCAGCAGCTGGCAGACCGCGATGCCCTGGGCCTGCGGAGAAACCGGCCCCCGGAGGGCTGCGCCTTGGCAGCGTCGGGCGGTTGGGCGGGCCTAGGGGCGGGGCCCGGCGGGCGAGGCGCGCTCGCCCTGGGCCGCGTGGAGTCGCAGCCGCCTTCCGCCGCCCCGCCGCACGTTGGTGGGCCCGAGGGAGGCCGAGCCTGGGGAAACCCGAAGAGAGGCGCTAAGAGCAGGTCGAAGGTCAGGGCGGATCGCCAGCGGCCCTCGACGGCCGCCAAAGGCCTGAGCGTGCTGCCTTCCGACCCCGAGTCCTCAGATGAGTTCAGTGACATACAGCTGGTGAGGGTGAGCACTCACCCCAAAGAAGGAGGCCAGGCCAAGCCCAGCAGCCCCGAGGATCCCGGGGACACACCGAGACACTCGAATTTCCACGTCAGGGAGAGTTTCCTTCGCACGCTATGCTCCTTCCTGACCCCGGCTCCCCCCGGATTCACTTCGCTTGGGGAGAGGCAGGCCTTTGGCGAGCCTGACATCTCCCCCTCTAAGAAAATGCAAAGCCTggtctgggggaagggggagagcagGCCCAGCTACCAGGgagctgctgctgttgctgctgcagGCGGCCTGCCCCGGGCCACCTCTAGGAAGAAGGTGGCCCAGGAGAAGAAAGCCCCAGGGGAGGCCTCCAAAGTGGCCTCGGGGAAAAGCTTTCCTTCCTGGGGGCAGAGAGTCTCGGCAGCTCCCCTGGAACCAGCCACCTTCCCCCCGATCTCCCGTGTCCCGCTGCTTGGGAGGTCCAGGAGGTGTGCCCTGGTCCCTTTGGGAACCAAACAGTCCAAGCACACGGGCGCCGGGAAGAAATCTGCGGCCAGGAGGGCTCGGGAGGCAGAGCTGATGGCGGCCGCAGGAGAAGGCAGAGACGCGTTCCCCAAGGGCCAA AGGCCAGGGCCATCTTGTTTGGGCATGCATCGTGGAGAATGCAGCAGTGGCGACCTCTACACCAGAGCCCCCCAAGTTCCAGGAGGCTCAGAGCCCTTGGCCCCGAGCCAGGGAGACATCCTGCCCAGAGTGCCTGCGCCCTCCA GTGACCAGGAGCCGCTTGACCACACCCCAAGGCCAGAGAGGTGGCAGCTGCCACCAGCTGGCGCCCAGGGCTGTCCTCGG TGTCTCGTGCTACAGAGAGAAATAGACGACCTGAAGGAGCAGCTTG CGGCCATGCAGTCCCTGACTGACAAGTTCCAGAGCCTTTGA